The following is a genomic window from Marinococcus sp. PL1-022.
TAGACTTAGGAAAGATCCATTCTTTTCTTTTTGTTTCTTGGCGGCCGGCTGTTTTTACTGGAGCCGTGACCCTGCCCCTGAGGACGCTTTTGCTTATATTTCGAGGAAGACTTGCCCTGGCCTTTAGAGCCCTTATTACGAAGCGGTGCTTCCGAAGTAAGTTTTACCGGCTCTTCTTTTACCTCGCGTGCGTTCATTTTAAGCGCTGCTGCTACGATTTCTTTTGCCTCGTATTCATTCAGCAGCTCTTCTGCTGTACGCTCCCAGTATTCGTTATCGTCGACTTCCATCGATCCGACCAGTTTTTGTACGGCCTGCTGGGCACGTCCTTCAACTGCATCGTTTCTCGTCGGCTTTGGCGCTTTTTTCAATTTGGCCTGAACCGTTTTTTCGATAAGACGCAGATGCGTCATTTCTCTCGACGGTACGAAGCTGTATGCCACGCCTTCGTTTCCTGCCCGTCCTGTACGGCCGATCCGGTGCACATAGCTTTCCGGATCCTGCGGAAGGTCAAAGTTGTATACGTGTGTGACACCGCTCACGTCAATGCCGCGGGCAGCTACGTCAGTAGCGATCAATAGCTCAATCGTACCTTTTTTGAATTTCTGAAGCACTTTATCTCTTTGAGCCTGCTTCATGTCGCCATGAATGCCTTCTGCTGCATAACCGCGTCTTGATAATGCTTCTGCGAGTTCATCCACGCGGCGCTTCGTGCGTCCGAAAACAATCGCAAGCTCCGGCGGAGTATAATCGAGCATATTACAAAGCGTTTCGAACTTTTCCTGTTCGTTCACTTCGATATAATACTGATCGATCTTCGCTACTGTCATGCTTTTATTTTTCACTTGAACCTGTTCAGGGTTAGTCATGAATTTATCTGCTACACGCTTCAGCTTTGGAGGCATTGTAGCTGAGAATAAAAGCATCTGTCTTGGCTCTGGGATATCCTTTAAGATTTCTTCAATGTCATCCACAAATCCCATGCTGAGCATCTCGTCTGCTTCATCAAGCACCACTGTATTCATTTTTCCGAGGTCGATCGTTTTTCTCCGCACGTGATCCATTAAACGCCCCGGCGTTGCTACAATGATTTGTGGTTTTCTTTTCAGCGCTTTAATTTGGCGCTGAATATCCTGTCCTCCGTAAACGGCTACTGCTGTAACACGTTTATGCTTTCCGAGGCGGTTTAATTCTTCGGATACCTGCACAGCAAGCTCTCTAGTAGGTGCAAGTACAATGCCCTGCGGAGCGTTTGCTGTTTTATCGGCTGCTTCAAGAAGCGGTATGCCGAAAGCTGCAGTTTTTCCTGTGCCAGTTTGTGCCTGGCCAATAATATCCGTTCCGTTCTTCGCTTTTGGAATAACTTCCGATTGTATGGGTGTTGCTTCTTCAAATCCCATTTCTTCAATAGCTTGAAGAATAGGTGATTCCAATCTTAGTTCTGAAAATAAAGTCAAGTATATATTCCCCTTTTATGCTTATTCGATCATTATCGTATGAACTAATTAACATTACCATATTCATGAAAAGAAATCCATCTAATTTTCATATTCCATAGAAATTAACTACAAATTCACACTGATCATTTAATTGTAATGAAAACGTAACATAAACCGCATTGAACAGTGTATGAAAATGACGATATAATTAAATTACAAAATTTTCATTTAATTGTGCATATAATTATGTAAGGAGGACGGGCAAATGGCTGTGGAGAATAAATTTGCTTATTTTGTTGACCGTTCCGGAAGGCAAGTCACGGTGGGAACACTTAAAGATATCGAGCAAATGGACTTAGGCCGTGGACAGATTTATTATTGCGATTCTGAGCAGGCGCTCCTCCAGGGTGTTAAAGAGTACTATCATAAAGAGTGTATCATCACTCTCCGTTCTCCGATGTATGATTTTAAAGAAAACCTTTCACGTTAATCTCTGCCCTGCTTTCTCCGAAAGCAGCGGTATACATATAAAGAGGGTCCGCTTTTCACTGCGGACCCTCTTTACGTCTTTATTTCACTTCAGATTGAACCTTTACTTCAATGTTGTTTCTTGTCGCTTTGGAATAAGGGCAGTACTGGTGAGCAAGATCCACTAATTCGTCTGCTTCCTCTTTTGAAACACCGCTGATTTCTACCGTGAGTTCAGCAGCCAATTGAAACATGCCGTCGGATTCGTCTTTTTGCAGACTGACAGCTGCAGTTGTTTTAGAAGAAACGTCTTTATTCTTCTTGCTTGCCTGCAGGTTCAGCATACCGTCAAAGCAGGCTGCATAGCCCGATGCAAAAAGCTGCTCCGGATTGGATCCTGATTTGGAAGAACCTGAACCCGGCTGTTCCAGATTCACATCAATCATTCCATCTTCAGAACGAACATGACCTTCACGTCCGCCTTCTACAGTAGCTTTTGAAGTAAATATTGTTTCTGCCATACATAACTCCTCCATTCAACTTAATAACGATTGATTCCAATAGTTACTATACACGTTTACTCCACTTTTTAAACATTCATCGCACCAAGGTAATTGATTGGACCGCCTTTCACATAAGCTGAAGAAATAGTAAATACGGCAGTTGCCCGCGGTGAAAAGCTGTTATAAAATCATTGAAGATTAAGTGAAAATGACTGCCTGGAGGCATTTTACTTTGAAAACAATTCCACGATTAAGGAGTGGCCGAAATCATGAATCAGGACTTCCCATTAAAAACCCCAACTAATTCTTTACTGCTCACAGCCGTTGATCATACCCGGGTCGGAGTAATCATTACTGACCCTGATATAGAAGACAATCCTATCATCTATACAAACAGTGGCTTTTGCAATTTAACCGGCTATTCCGCAGAAGAGATTCTTGGAAGCAACTGCCGTTTTCTCCAGGGACCGGAAAGCGACGTTCATACTATCGGGCGTATGAGAGAAGCGCTGAAAACATACGAACCCATTTCGATTGAAATTATTAACTACCGGAAAGACGGCACTATGTTTTGGAACGAGCTTCACATTGACCCTGTATATGAATCGGAAGAAGATAAATATTATTTTATTGGAGTGCAAAAAGATATTACAAAACAAAAGAATGCTGAAAAAGATGCTTTAGAGTATTTCAATGAAATCAGTCTTTTATCCACTCCCATCGTTCCTATCATTAATAGTGTATACGCGATGCCACTAATCGGTAACGTCGATGAGCAGAGACTAAAGATTATTTTCACAAATATTACTGACGTAATTCACCACTCCAAAGTGGAAACGCTCATCGTCGACCTTTCCGGTCTTTCGACATTGAATGACGATATTATGAAAGGAATCTTCACTCTAAATGATCTTCTGAAACTGCTTGGCACAGAATTGATTGTAACCGGGATTTCTCCAAGTCTTGCGGTAAGGTCCAAAGATATGGACTTTGATTTTTCCGCTTTTCAGACCTTTGGGACAGTAAAAGATGCAATTCGTTTCAAGCAGCGGAACACTTGATATTAATGTCTTTAAAATTCGTTCGCAAAATGTGTTGCTATTGTTTGGAGCACATGATAAGATGAGATTACTATTTTGATCCGTTAGTCAGAACAAGGTTAGGGTTTTAGCTTCTGAACTTGGTACTACGCGGTTTGCAAGATAAGTAACATTTGTGCCATGAGGCACGCAGGAGGATTATTTTTATGGAACAAGGTACAGTTAAGTGGTTTAACGCAGAAAAAGGTTTTGGCTTCATCGAACGCGAAGGTGCAGACGACGTTTTCGTTCACTTCTCCGCTATCCAGGAAGAAGGCTTTAAAACCTTAGAAGAAGGACAAACGGTAGAATTCGAAATAGTAGAAGGCGACCGCGGCCCACAAGCTGCAAACGTCACTAAAAACTAATTAAACCATATAAAGCCGCTCTCATTTGAGAGAGTGGCTTTTTTCTTTTCAAAAAAGATTACTCATTCTTTAATATTTAAATAATAAAGTCTGTTGCTATAATTTGGTTAACATGATACAATTAGATTACTATTTTGATCCGTTAGTTTGAACAAGGTTAGGGTTTTAGCTTCTGAACTTGGAACTATGCGGTTTGCAAGATAAGTATTATTTGTGCCACAGGGCACGCAGGAGGATTATTTTTATGGAACAAGGTACAGTTAAGTGGTTTAACGCAGAAAAAGGTTTTGGCTTCATCGAACGCGAAGGTGCAGACGACGTTTTCGTTCACTTCTCCGCTATCCAGGAAGAAGGCTTTAAAACCTTAGAAGAAGGACAAACGGTAGAATTCGAAATAGTAGAAGGCGACCGCGGCCCACAAGCTGCAAACGTCACTAAAAACTAATTAAGCCATATATGAGCCTCTCTCCTTGTTGGAGAGAGGTTTTTTCTTGCTGATTTCAACAGACGAATATACAAAAAAGAATACCCGGCAGCCAGGTATTTCTGCTGCATGGTATTCTTTTTATTAGCGGCGTCTAAACGTTTCAAGAAACGCGTGAACAATCTCTACCGACTGAAAAGCAAAAATGCTGAGTGCCGAAAGGGATAAGAGCCCCATTACAACAAAGCGCATATTCTGAACCAAATGCAAAGCCCACATGTTTACCCCTCCTTTGATATATTTCTATCATACTCTCCTGTCACATGTTTGCAACAATTTTATGTTATTTTCTAACATATTTCCTGCTATACTGCGGTTCAACGAAGCTCCATTGAATGCAGACCTGATTTTAATTAAAAGGAAACCATTTTTTTACTTTATTTTTCCAATACCTTACGGAAATGTATTCAAACACATAGGTTAAAATTAAACCATATAAAATAACCCCAAACAAACTAAGCACTACCATCGTCCCCTGGCCAAGTACTGTAACCGGCTCAATGTTGGAACGTCCAAACATCACGAGTGCCATAAGTACGCTTATAGCAGATGTCCACAGCGAATCCGCCGGAGGTTCGATGCCCCACACCCAAAGAACAAAACAAATATACAATATTGAAATACCGCCCCAAACGTAATATTGATGCTGGCGGCTTAAATAACGAATAAGCGGCATCGTATAAAATTTGGTGATTGTTTTAAGACGGAAAAGGTGAATGATTCTTGCCAGGCGTGCGAATTGAAAAATAGCATCTGCCGGTATAATAGCTATTAATAAAAACGGGTGGGATTTTACAAATTCCCATTTCTTCTCTGCACGAAAAAAACGGAAAGCATAATCAAGCGTAAATAACGCCCAGGTTGTCCAAATAATATAACCGGAAGCTTCTGTTTCATACCAAAGCGTTCCTACAGAGAGAATGGCAAGTATCACCATAATCGCTTCGTATAATCGCTGCCCGAATCCCTGGTCTCTCTTTTCACTCATTTTCGACGACTCACTTTCCTGTCCATTTAGCTTTAATCGTACTATTCTAATAAAAAAACAGCAAATTTTCTATTGCACAATTCGCTGCTACTGGTTATAATAGAATTTGTCTTGCGGATGTGGCGGAACTGGCAGACGCGCACGGTTCAGGTCCGTGTGAGCTTACGCTCTTGGAGGTTCGAATCCTCTCATCCGCACCATTCTTATACAACGAACACACTAGGCTTTCCAGGCTGGTGTTTTTTTATGCTTTTATCTTTTTATTTTAGCACGTTGCTCTCCTCAGGAGCATCTTTCTTTTATTATTAGTGTAAGTGGCAGACAAAGATGGGTATTAGGATTACAGCTTTAATCCATAACTATATGACAGGAGGATCAAGGTGAGCAGACAATTAGCGGAATGGCTTCAAGGCTCTAATTACAGTGTCGTCATGACCGGTGCCGGAATGTCCACGGATAGCGGACTCCCCGATTTCCGGTCATCCTCAGGGCTTTGGAGCAATCATGATCCGAAACAGCTGGCGACAGTCGAAGCACTGGAAC
Proteins encoded in this region:
- a CDS encoding DEAD/DEAH box helicase; protein product: MTLFSELRLESPILQAIEEMGFEEATPIQSEVIPKAKNGTDIIGQAQTGTGKTAAFGIPLLEAADKTANAPQGIVLAPTRELAVQVSEELNRLGKHKRVTAVAVYGGQDIQRQIKALKRKPQIIVATPGRLMDHVRRKTIDLGKMNTVVLDEADEMLSMGFVDDIEEILKDIPEPRQMLLFSATMPPKLKRVADKFMTNPEQVQVKNKSMTVAKIDQYYIEVNEQEKFETLCNMLDYTPPELAIVFGRTKRRVDELAEALSRRGYAAEGIHGDMKQAQRDKVLQKFKKGTIELLIATDVAARGIDVSGVTHVYNFDLPQDPESYVHRIGRTGRAGNEGVAYSFVPSREMTHLRLIEKTVQAKLKKAPKPTRNDAVEGRAQQAVQKLVGSMEVDDNEYWERTAEELLNEYEAKEIVAAALKMNAREVKEEPVKLTSEAPLRNKGSKGQGKSSSKYKQKRPQGQGHGSSKNSRPPRNKKKRMDLS
- a CDS encoding organic hydroperoxide resistance protein — protein: MAETIFTSKATVEGGREGHVRSEDGMIDVNLEQPGSGSSKSGSNPEQLFASGYAACFDGMLNLQASKKNKDVSSKTTAAVSLQKDESDGMFQLAAELTVEISGVSKEEADELVDLAHQYCPYSKATRNNIEVKVQSEVK
- a CDS encoding PAS domain-containing protein — protein: MNQDFPLKTPTNSLLLTAVDHTRVGVIITDPDIEDNPIIYTNSGFCNLTGYSAEEILGSNCRFLQGPESDVHTIGRMREALKTYEPISIEIINYRKDGTMFWNELHIDPVYESEEDKYYFIGVQKDITKQKNAEKDALEYFNEISLLSTPIVPIINSVYAMPLIGNVDEQRLKIIFTNITDVIHHSKVETLIVDLSGLSTLNDDIMKGIFTLNDLLKLLGTELIVTGISPSLAVRSKDMDFDFSAFQTFGTVKDAIRFKQRNT
- a CDS encoding cold-shock protein; amino-acid sequence: MEQGTVKWFNAEKGFGFIEREGADDVFVHFSAIQEEGFKTLEEGQTVEFEIVEGDRGPQAANVTKN